The following are encoded in a window of Microcaecilia unicolor chromosome 14, aMicUni1.1, whole genome shotgun sequence genomic DNA:
- the LOC115458242 gene encoding olfactory receptor 151-like produces the protein MYRKENTTTATEFIILGFPEFPDLQIPLFLLFLLIYLIILLGNLTIITVTCLNPRLHTPMYFFLCNLSLIDISSTSVTLPKLLDIFLRKNQRISVNGCFMQVYFFLLSVCIEFFLLSAMAYDRYVAICHPLHYVVIMNWNVCVLIVAGLWIVGFLDPMTYTVFLSSFSYCRSNIINHFFCDISALLKLSCTSTSTVDHINYILGSFVVMPCILSTFVSYVYIISTILKIRSAEGRRKAFSTCSAHLTVLILFYGTLVCSYIRPTSTQSLEQNKLFAVMYNALIPMFNPIIYSLRNQEVKKGIAKLFTRKLFSRDQKTIFSVQLHGKR, from the coding sequence ATGTATCGAAAGGAAAATACCACCACTGCAACAGAATTCATCATTCTGGGATTTCCCGAATTTCCAGACCTCCAAATCCctcttttccttctgtttttacTGATTTACCTGATCATCCTGTTAGGGAACCTCACTATAATAACAGTAACATGCCTGAACCCTCGCCTGCACACCCCCATGTACTTTTTCCTCTGTAACTTGTCCCTCATTGATATCTCTTCCACCTCAGTCACGCTTCCCAAACTTCTGGACATCTTCTTGAGGAAAAATCAGAGGATTTCTGTAAATGGGTGTTTCATGCAGGTATATTTTTTCTTACTTTCGGTATGTATAGAATTTTTTCTGCTTTCAGCCATGGCTTATGACCGCTATGTCGCAATATGTCACCCCCTGCACTATGTCGTGATCATGAACTGGAATGTCTGTGTCCTGATCGTTGCAGGGCTGTGGATTGTTGGATTTCTGGATCCTATGACATACACTGTCTTTCTATCAAGTTTCTCCTATTGCAGGTCCAACATAATCAACCATTTCTTCTGTGACATCTCAGCGCTGCTAAAACTCTCCTGCACCAGTACCTCCACCGTTGATCATATAAATTATATTTTGGGAAGTTTTGTGGTAATGCCATGTATTTTGTCAACCTTTGTATCTTATGTGTACATCATCTCCACCATCTTGAAGATCCGTTCTGCAGAGGGCAGACGcaaagccttctccacctgctccgCCCACCTGACGGTCCTTATTCTATTTTATGGGACTCTGGTTTGTTCATACATAAGACCGACATCCACACAGTCCCTTGAACAAAACAAACTCTTTGCTGTGATGTATAATGCATTAATTCCAATGTTCAACCCCATAATTTATAGCCTAAGAAACCAAGAGGTTAAAAAAGGCATAGCAAAATTATTTACCAGAAAACTGTTTTCCCGAGATCAGAAGACCATTTTCTCTGTACAACTTCATGGcaagagatag